A stretch of the Clavibacter sp. B3I6 genome encodes the following:
- a CDS encoding hemolysin family protein, translating into MLALLLPAFLLVVLGGLFAAAESAISSLSRADIQELALTSRARRSMLAISTDTGAYVNSLSFVRIVAETSAAVLVTLALAYTIERWWITLLVAAAIMTAVSFVLVGASPRSVGRVHARPLLAWTALLVRGIRVSIGPVADALVALGNRVTPGRPKTVATFTSEEQLLSMVDEATELEVLEEDDRELIHSIFEFNDTVVREVMIPRTDMVVVEQTVHVGSALGVFLSRGISRAPVTGRDSDEIEGVLYLRDLARMVYERPEEAERTTVDQLARPAVFVPESQKADALLRQMQLESNHLAMVVDEYGGIAGLVTLEDLIEELVGDISDEYDRDVPEYEDLGDGVYRVSARLPIDELGDLFGLELDDDDVDSAGGLLAKTLGRLPERGSVVHVGGLVLTADRVEGRRTRISTILVERDRAADDDDHEAAPAGAAASRGHDHD; encoded by the coding sequence ATGCTCGCCCTCCTCCTCCCCGCCTTCCTGCTGGTCGTCCTCGGTGGCCTGTTCGCCGCCGCCGAGTCCGCGATCTCGTCGCTGTCCCGCGCCGACATCCAGGAGCTCGCCCTCACCTCGCGGGCGCGCCGCTCGATGCTCGCCATCTCCACGGACACCGGGGCGTACGTCAACTCGCTGAGCTTCGTCCGCATCGTCGCGGAGACGAGCGCCGCGGTGCTCGTGACCCTGGCGCTCGCGTACACGATCGAGAGGTGGTGGATCACCCTGCTCGTGGCCGCCGCCATCATGACCGCGGTCTCGTTCGTGCTCGTCGGCGCGAGCCCGCGCTCCGTCGGCCGGGTGCACGCGCGCCCGCTGCTCGCGTGGACGGCGCTCCTCGTGCGCGGGATCCGCGTCTCCATCGGACCCGTGGCCGACGCCCTCGTCGCCCTCGGCAACCGGGTCACGCCGGGTCGGCCGAAGACCGTGGCCACCTTCACGAGCGAGGAGCAGCTCCTCAGCATGGTCGACGAGGCCACGGAGCTCGAGGTGCTCGAGGAGGACGACCGCGAGCTCATCCACTCCATCTTCGAGTTCAACGACACCGTGGTCCGCGAGGTGATGATCCCGCGCACCGACATGGTCGTCGTGGAGCAGACCGTGCACGTCGGCAGCGCGCTCGGCGTCTTCCTGTCCCGCGGCATCTCGCGCGCGCCCGTGACCGGACGCGACTCCGACGAGATCGAGGGCGTGCTCTACCTCCGCGACCTCGCGCGCATGGTCTACGAGCGGCCCGAGGAGGCGGAGCGGACGACCGTGGACCAGCTGGCGCGCCCGGCCGTGTTCGTCCCCGAGTCGCAGAAGGCCGACGCGCTCCTCCGCCAGATGCAGCTGGAGTCGAACCACCTGGCCATGGTCGTCGACGAGTACGGCGGCATCGCCGGCCTCGTCACGCTGGAGGACCTCATCGAGGAGCTCGTGGGCGACATCAGCGACGAGTACGACCGCGACGTGCCCGAGTACGAGGACCTGGGCGACGGCGTGTACCGTGTGAGCGCCCGGCTCCCGATCGACGAGCTGGGCGACCTGTTCGGCCTCGAGCTCGACGACGACGACGTGGACAGCGCCGGCGGCCTCCTCGCGAAGACGCTGGGGCGGCTGCCCGAGCGCGGGTCCGTGGTGCACGTCGGCGGGCTCGTCCTCACGGCCGACCGGGTCGAGGGGCGCCGCACGCGCATCAGCACGATCCTCGTCGAGCGCGACCGCGCGGCCGACGACGACGACCACGAGGCGGCCCCCGCGGGCGCCGCCGCCAGCAGAGGACACGACCATGACTGA
- a CDS encoding histidine triad nucleotide-binding protein produces MSETREPTVFERIVAREIPAEIVAETDRVIAFEDIAPKAPVHVLVVPKTPAYRDVVELAAGDPGLLAEVVEVASRIGGERAGGQFRLVFNTGEDAGQTVFHVHAHVLAGFGGSEDHVGL; encoded by the coding sequence ATGAGCGAGACCCGAGAGCCCACCGTCTTCGAGCGCATCGTCGCCCGGGAGATCCCGGCCGAGATCGTCGCGGAGACCGACCGCGTCATCGCCTTCGAGGACATCGCGCCGAAGGCGCCCGTGCACGTGCTCGTGGTGCCCAAGACGCCCGCGTACCGCGACGTCGTCGAGCTCGCCGCGGGCGACCCCGGCCTCCTCGCGGAGGTCGTCGAGGTCGCGTCGCGCATCGGCGGCGAGCGGGCGGGCGGCCAGTTCCGCCTCGTGTTCAACACGGGCGAGGACGCCGGGCAGACGGTCTTCCACGTGCACGCGCACGTGCTCGCCGGCTTCGGCGGCTCGGAGGACCATGTCGGGCTCTGA
- a CDS encoding PhoH family protein yields the protein MSGSDPRGAADADRVEQTATVDGVLMVRLLGPQDRLLRQIEREHPDVDVRVRGNEITLVGTRAGVAAARRLIDEVVTMVEDGQHVEPQEIETSARRLGEDDARTLSDVLSEAIVQSRGRTVRPKTQGQKEYVQAIDESTIVFGIGPAGTGKTYLAMAKAVQALQRKEVERIILTRPAVEAGERLGYLPGSLTDKIDPYLRPLFDALNEMMDPELVPKLMASNTIEVAPLAYMRGRTLNNAFVVLDEAQNTTPEQMKMFLTRLGFGSKMVVTGDITQVDLPTGSSGLQLVTRVLDGMDDIHFSRLTSDDVVRHTLVGRIVDAYTRYDAERQAADHLRAERRTAPGSTR from the coding sequence ATGTCGGGCTCTGACCCCCGCGGCGCCGCCGACGCGGATCGCGTGGAGCAGACCGCGACCGTCGACGGCGTGCTCATGGTCCGACTGCTCGGACCCCAGGACCGGCTGCTCCGGCAGATCGAGCGCGAGCACCCGGATGTCGACGTCCGGGTCCGCGGCAACGAGATCACGCTCGTCGGGACCCGGGCGGGCGTCGCCGCGGCGCGCCGGCTCATCGACGAGGTCGTGACGATGGTGGAGGACGGACAGCACGTGGAGCCCCAGGAGATCGAGACGAGCGCCAGGCGGCTCGGCGAGGACGACGCGCGGACCCTGTCCGACGTGCTGAGCGAGGCCATCGTGCAGTCGCGCGGCCGCACCGTCCGCCCGAAGACGCAGGGCCAGAAGGAGTACGTGCAGGCGATCGACGAGAGCACCATCGTGTTCGGCATCGGCCCCGCCGGCACGGGCAAGACCTACCTCGCCATGGCCAAGGCCGTGCAGGCGCTGCAGCGCAAGGAGGTCGAGCGGATCATCCTCACGCGTCCGGCCGTCGAGGCGGGGGAGCGGCTCGGCTACCTGCCGGGCTCCCTCACCGACAAGATCGACCCGTACCTCCGGCCGCTGTTCGACGCGCTCAACGAGATGATGGACCCCGAGCTCGTGCCGAAGCTCATGGCGTCCAACACCATCGAGGTCGCGCCGCTCGCGTACATGCGCGGCCGCACGCTGAACAACGCGTTCGTCGTGCTCGACGAGGCGCAGAACACCACGCCCGAGCAGATGAAGATGTTCCTCACGCGCCTCGGCTTCGGCTCGAAGATGGTGGTCACCGGTGACATCACGCAGGTCGACCTGCCCACGGGCTCGAGCGGCCTGCAGCTCGTGACGCGCGTGCTGGACGGCATGGACGACATCCACTTCTCCCGCCTCACGAGCGACGACGTCGTGCGGCACACCCTGGTCGGCCGCATCGTGGACGCGTACACGCGCTACGACGCGGAGCGCCAGGCCGCCGACCACCTCCGCGCCGAGCGCCGCACCGCCCCTGGGAGCACCCGATGA
- a CDS encoding 16S rRNA (uracil(1498)-N(3))-methyltransferase: MAHFHLADDLDAADLAVGRVVSLGPQESRHAVTVSRVRAGEGLLVGDGRGTIASCTVTAADPQRLELRVESVEAHPAPSPRVVLVQALAKGDRDELAVQAATELGVDAVIPWQAQRSVSRWEGAKVAKGRERWRAIVREAVKQSIRPHVPEVEALASTKDLVRLAATARVLVLDPTAEARLSRLDLAAPADGPATDVLLVVGPEGGISPAEVEALRAAGAVPVALGSGILRTSTAGPAALALVNAALGRW; the protein is encoded by the coding sequence GTGGCGCACTTCCACCTCGCGGACGACCTCGACGCGGCCGACCTCGCCGTCGGCCGCGTCGTGTCGCTCGGCCCGCAGGAGTCCCGGCACGCGGTCACCGTCAGCCGCGTGCGCGCGGGCGAGGGCCTCCTCGTCGGCGACGGGCGCGGCACCATCGCGTCCTGCACCGTCACGGCGGCGGATCCGCAGCGCCTGGAGCTCCGCGTCGAGTCGGTCGAGGCGCACCCGGCGCCGTCGCCGCGCGTGGTCCTCGTGCAGGCCCTCGCCAAGGGGGACCGCGACGAGCTGGCCGTGCAGGCCGCCACCGAGCTGGGCGTGGACGCCGTGATCCCGTGGCAGGCGCAGCGCTCCGTCTCCCGCTGGGAGGGCGCGAAGGTCGCGAAGGGCCGGGAGCGCTGGCGCGCGATCGTGCGCGAGGCCGTGAAGCAGTCCATCCGGCCGCACGTGCCCGAGGTCGAGGCGCTCGCGAGCACGAAGGACCTCGTGCGCCTCGCCGCCACCGCGCGCGTGCTCGTGCTCGACCCCACCGCCGAGGCGCGCCTGTCCCGGCTCGACCTGGCCGCCCCGGCGGACGGACCGGCGACCGACGTGCTCCTCGTCGTCGGACCCGAGGGCGGCATCAGCCCGGCCGAGGTCGAGGCGCTCCGGGCGGCGGGCGCCGTGCCCGTCGCGCTCGGGTCGGGGATCCTCCGCACGTCCACCGCCGGGCCCGCCGCGCTGGCGCTGGTCAACGCGGCCCTCGGGCGCTGGTGA
- the ybeY gene encoding rRNA maturation RNase YbeY: MSIEINNESAIEVDEPAIQRLATYALDTLHVHPDAELAIVMVDEGAMEQLHVQWMDEPGPTDVLSFPMDELRPGTEDRPTPAGLLGDIVVCPQVAAEQAVAAGHSTLEEILLLTTHGILHLLGFDHAEPDEEREMFGLQRDILIGFAMSERGR, translated from the coding sequence ATGAGCATCGAGATCAACAACGAGTCGGCGATCGAGGTGGACGAGCCGGCGATCCAGCGGCTCGCGACCTACGCGCTCGACACCCTGCACGTGCACCCCGACGCCGAGCTCGCCATCGTGATGGTGGACGAGGGCGCGATGGAGCAGCTCCACGTGCAGTGGATGGACGAGCCGGGCCCCACCGACGTCCTCAGCTTCCCCATGGACGAGCTCCGCCCCGGGACCGAGGACCGTCCGACGCCCGCCGGGCTCCTCGGCGACATCGTCGTCTGCCCCCAGGTCGCCGCCGAGCAGGCCGTCGCGGCCGGGCACTCGACGCTCGAGGAGATCCTCCTGCTCACGACGCACGGGATCCTGCACCTGCTCGGGTTCGACCACGCCGAGCCCGACGAGGAGCGCGAGATGTTCGGCCTCCAGCGCGACATCCTGATCGGGTTCGCCATGAGCGAGCGCGGTCGCTGA